Genomic segment of Pirellulales bacterium:
GAACCAACCCGTTCTTGAACAAAGGTCGTGACGCATGAAGACCGACGCTATGGAGCTGGCCGAAAAATCCCAAGGTCAAAACGGAGTTGGCGCCCACCATGACGACACCAAAGAATCGTTCGCCGAAACGGCGCTGAAGCTCGGCGGTAAGAGTGCCGACGAGGCTCGGCGTACGGGCGCCATCGACAAGGCCGACGACCAGGTCGAGCACCTGTTCAAATTCCGCACGACGGCCAGCCCGATCCACCGCGCCGTCTGGGACCGCGAAGTGCCAGTCGATCTGTTCGTCAGCAAGCCGCCGCAAGTCCCCGATCGCGTGACCAAAGTGATGAACGACTCGTTAGACGTCGTCCGTCGCCATCGCGAAGCGAAGTCGCTCTACAACGCCGAAGGCAAGATCACCGAGCGCGTGCTCGGCGACCTGGGCCAGGTCGGCTACTGGGGTCTGCTGGTCGGTCCCGAGTACGGCGGGGCCGGGGCGCCGTTTGTCAGCTTTGCCTCGTTCCTGACCAAGATGTCGATGCTCGAAGGCACCGTGGCCGGCCTGGCCAGCGTGCACGGGTGCATCGGCGCCGTCGATCCGATTCGCACCTTCGGCTCGCCCGAGCAGAAGCAGAAGTATCTGCCGAAGCTGGCCAGCGGCGAACGGCTCAGCGCGTTTGCGCTGACGGAGCCGTGTGCCGGTTCGGACCTGACGAATCTGCGTACCACCGCCAAGCTGGAAGGCGATCGCTACGTGGTGAACGGCGAGAAGCTGTTCATCACCAACGTCACGCCCGGCCGCACGATCGGCCTGGTGTGCTTGATCGAGGGCAAGCCGGCGGTGCTGATCGCCGACCTGCCGGATGCCGAGAACGACAGCTTCCAACTGAAAAAGTACGGCCTGTACGCCATCCGTGGCGCCTACAACCGCGGCATCATCTTCAAGGACTTCCACGTTCCGGCCGAGAACCTGCTGAAGGTCAATCGCGGCGACGGGCTGACGATCGCCTATCACGGCCTGAACCTGGGCCGCGTGGCGTTGTGCGCCAATGCGTCGGGCCAGATGCGGTTGATGATGGCCAGCATGCTCCCCTGGGCCAAGTTCCGCGTGACCTACAGCCAGCCGATCTCGACGCGCGAGCTGGTGCAGCGCCGCTTGGGCCAGACGGCCGGCCTGGTCGTCGGCAGCGACGCCTTGGTCGAGTGGTGCGGCGGTTTGTTGGACGAAGGCTACCGCGGTGAAATGGAGTGCATCATCGCCAAGATCTTCGGCAGCGAATCGCAGAAGACCGCGGCGATCGAGTACTTCATGAAGACGCACGGCGGCCGCTCGTTCCTGCACGGCCACGTCTTCGGCGACAACGTGCACGAGTTCCTGGCTCCGTGCATCTACGAGGGCGAAGGCGAAATGCTCGGCATGGCCTTCTTCAAGTCGCTCGTCAAGGAGCACGGCGTCAAGTTCTTCGAGCCGATCGGCAAGGCCCTGCAAAAGCACGGCATCAAGAAGCCCAACCCGTTCAACCCGTCGCATGCCTTGGCCTTGGCGGGCCCGGGCAGCTCGTGGATGAAGTGGGTGGCCGGCCAGAAGCTGCGCAGCGCGCAGTACACGCTGCCGGCCATGCCCGAGAAGCTGAAGGCGCATGCCGAGTTTGCCTCCAACTTCCTGCAGCGGTCGCCTTACGAAATCAGCGTCGGTGCGATGTTCAAGCACCAGTTGGCGCTGGCCGACCGGCAGTGCCGGATGTCGGAGCTGTCGCAGCGCGTCCAGGACGCGACCGTGATCCTCTGCACCGCGCTGTATGCCAGCCGTCAGAGCGACGAGATCGTTCGCGACGCGGCCGACGTGCTCTGCCAGGACCTGACTCGTCGTCTCACCGGCGAACGTCCGTCGGATCAATACTTCCGCGCGGTCACCAAGCTTGGCGAGAAGATTGTCGACGGCGGCTTCAAGTCGATCGCCGGCGTGCAGACCGACGAAATCCTGATGGCCTACAACAAGTAACGTGCTCGCCCGCTCGCTTGTCGAGCGTAGGTGCGCACGGGTCACGATCCGACCGCGACGCCCGGGCCCAACCGACCCGGGCGTCGCTATTGACCCGCGTCAGATACCGCTGCGCCAGCCCCAACATCAACCTGCCGGGCCGAATTGATGAAAATCATTGCCACGATCAAG
This window contains:
- a CDS encoding acyl-CoA dehydrogenase family protein — its product is MELAEKSQGQNGVGAHHDDTKESFAETALKLGGKSADEARRTGAIDKADDQVEHLFKFRTTASPIHRAVWDREVPVDLFVSKPPQVPDRVTKVMNDSLDVVRRHREAKSLYNAEGKITERVLGDLGQVGYWGLLVGPEYGGAGAPFVSFASFLTKMSMLEGTVAGLASVHGCIGAVDPIRTFGSPEQKQKYLPKLASGERLSAFALTEPCAGSDLTNLRTTAKLEGDRYVVNGEKLFITNVTPGRTIGLVCLIEGKPAVLIADLPDAENDSFQLKKYGLYAIRGAYNRGIIFKDFHVPAENLLKVNRGDGLTIAYHGLNLGRVALCANASGQMRLMMASMLPWAKFRVTYSQPISTRELVQRRLGQTAGLVVGSDALVEWCGGLLDEGYRGEMECIIAKIFGSESQKTAAIEYFMKTHGGRSFLHGHVFGDNVHEFLAPCIYEGEGEMLGMAFFKSLVKEHGVKFFEPIGKALQKHGIKKPNPFNPSHALALAGPGSSWMKWVAGQKLRSAQYTLPAMPEKLKAHAEFASNFLQRSPYEISVGAMFKHQLALADRQCRMSELSQRVQDATVILCTALYASRQSDEIVRDAADVLCQDLTRRLTGERPSDQYFRAVTKLGEKIVDGGFKSIAGVQTDEILMAYNK